The Neobacillus sp. OS1-2 genome includes a window with the following:
- the rplS gene encoding 50S ribosomal protein L19, whose translation MQQLIKEITQEQLRTDLPSFRPGDTVRVHVKVVEGTRERIQLFEGVVIKRRGGGISETFTVRKISYGVGVERTFPVHTPKIAKLEVLRRGKVRRAKLYYLRNLRGKKARIKEIR comes from the coding sequence ATGCAACAATTAATTAAAGAAATCACACAAGAACAACTTCGTACTGATCTTCCTAGTTTCCGTCCTGGTGACACTGTACGTGTACACGTGAAAGTTGTCGAGGGTACTCGTGAACGGATTCAGTTATTTGAAGGTGTTGTGATTAAGCGTCGTGGTGGTGGAATTAGCGAAACTTTTACAGTTCGTAAAATTTCTTACGGAGTAGGCGTTGAGCGTACTTTCCCTGTACACACACCAAAAATTGCGAAGCTTGAAGTACTTCGCCGCGGTAAAGTCCGTCGTGCTAAGCTTTACTACTTGCGTAACCTTCGCGGTAAAAAAGCAAGAATTAAAGAGATCCGCTAA
- the rimM gene encoding ribosome maturation factor RimM (Essential for efficient processing of 16S rRNA) translates to MEKWFNVGKIVNTQGIKGEVRVISKTDFPEKRYKAGNVLYLFMPNSSKPIELTVKSHRTHKNFNLLTFEGFTNINEVEKFRDGILKVPETQLGTLEEDEFYYHEIIGCLVATVKGEEIGKVTEILSPGANDVWVVKGKGGKEQLIPYIHDVVKKVDVKEKVILIEPMEGLLS, encoded by the coding sequence ATGGAAAAATGGTTTAATGTTGGTAAGATCGTGAATACCCAAGGGATAAAAGGTGAAGTAAGAGTTATTTCAAAAACAGATTTCCCTGAGAAACGCTATAAGGCAGGAAATGTTCTCTATTTATTTATGCCAAATTCGAGCAAGCCTATTGAGCTTACAGTAAAAAGTCATCGAACACATAAAAATTTCAACTTACTTACTTTTGAAGGATTCACCAATATTAATGAAGTTGAGAAGTTTCGTGACGGTATTCTAAAAGTCCCTGAAACACAATTAGGCACATTAGAAGAAGATGAATTTTATTACCATGAAATTATTGGCTGCCTTGTTGCTACTGTCAAGGGTGAGGAGATCGGAAAGGTGACTGAAATTCTTTCACCAGGTGCCAATGATGTTTGGGTTGTTAAAGGAAAGGGTGGCAAAGAACAGTTAATCCCTTATATTCATGATGTCGTCAAAAAGGTAGATGTAAAAGAGAAGGTTATCTTAATTGAACCGATGGAAGGATTACTTTCATGA
- a CDS encoding YlqD family protein: MQMIQTVVVKQILTENSKQQLLNTYQSRKLQLQKECDQLQFEQKRLEVTKTFSPGTLKKQFEKEIQMRKEKIKLVEFQIEQLHILPLGSELTEKEVQVLVEIRVGDIWDERIGQSAIIIKDGIIEEIR, from the coding sequence ATGCAAATGATCCAAACGGTCGTGGTAAAGCAAATATTAACAGAAAATAGTAAACAACAATTATTAAATACGTATCAGTCAAGAAAGCTGCAGCTTCAGAAAGAATGCGATCAGCTGCAATTTGAGCAGAAACGGTTAGAAGTAACAAAAACCTTTTCACCGGGAACATTAAAAAAACAGTTTGAAAAAGAAATTCAAATGCGCAAAGAAAAAATTAAGCTTGTTGAGTTTCAAATCGAACAACTACATATCCTACCATTAGGTAGTGAATTAACCGAAAAAGAAGTTCAAGTCCTAGTGGAGATAAGGGTAGGCGATATCTGGGATGAAAGGATTGGCCAGTCTGCCATCATTATTAAAGATGGGATTATTGAGGAAATTAGATAG
- the lepB gene encoding signal peptidase I: protein MTKKKNELWEWTKALLIAVALAAVIRYFLFAPIVVDGLSMMPTLKDQDRMIVNKFSYEIGQPKRFDIIVFHAPEKKDYIKRVIGLPGDTIEYKDDTLYVNGKAYKEPYLDEYKKQVEDGPLTGSFTLEEKIGRKTVPKGELFVMGDNRRFSKDSRHIGTVPMSKVIGKTNVVYWPIKDAHIVKVK, encoded by the coding sequence ATGACAAAAAAGAAGAATGAACTATGGGAATGGACGAAAGCCCTATTGATTGCAGTAGCACTGGCAGCAGTCATCCGCTATTTTCTGTTTGCGCCAATTGTGGTGGATGGCTTATCGATGATGCCGACATTGAAGGACCAGGACCGCATGATAGTCAATAAATTCAGTTATGAAATTGGCCAGCCGAAACGATTTGATATCATCGTCTTTCATGCTCCGGAGAAAAAGGATTACATAAAGCGTGTGATTGGGCTTCCGGGGGATACGATTGAATATAAGGATGATACGTTATATGTGAATGGTAAGGCATATAAAGAGCCTTATTTGGATGAATATAAGAAGCAAGTTGAGGACGGCCCTTTGACGGGTTCGTTTACCTTGGAAGAAAAGATCGGCCGAAAAACTGTGCCAAAGGGTGAATTGTTTGTCATGGGTGATAATCGCCGTTTCAGCAAAGACTCAAGGCATATTGGAACCGTACCGATGAGTAAAGTAATCGGTAAAACGAACGTGGTCTACTGGCCGATAAAAGACGCACATATTGTAAAAGTGAAATAG
- the trmD gene encoding tRNA (guanosine(37)-N1)-methyltransferase TrmD, translating to MMQIDILTIFPEMFSGVLGQSMLHKAAEKSAVHYNVVNFRDFADNKHSTVDDYPYGGGAGMVLKPQPIFDAVTALKEKAESKQPRVILLCPQGERYDQKKAEELAKEEHLIFICGHYEGYDERIREYVVTDEISIGDYVLTGGELGAMVVVDSVVRLLPEVLGNQESHMKDSFSTGLLEHPHYTRPADFRGMKVPDVLLSGNHKFIEEWRNKEALRRTLLRRPDLFAKIELTPEQEKWLKEVKKDV from the coding sequence ATGATGCAGATTGACATCCTTACCATATTTCCGGAAATGTTTTCTGGGGTTCTGGGACAATCCATGCTGCATAAAGCCGCGGAAAAGTCTGCCGTCCATTATAACGTCGTGAACTTTCGTGACTTTGCTGACAACAAACATTCCACTGTGGATGATTACCCTTATGGCGGTGGAGCCGGGATGGTATTAAAGCCACAGCCAATATTTGATGCTGTTACCGCTCTAAAGGAGAAGGCTGAAAGCAAACAACCACGTGTTATACTGCTTTGCCCGCAGGGAGAACGCTATGATCAAAAAAAGGCAGAGGAATTGGCGAAGGAAGAACATTTGATCTTTATTTGTGGTCATTATGAGGGATATGACGAACGTATTAGGGAATATGTTGTGACGGATGAAATATCAATAGGTGATTATGTTTTGACGGGAGGGGAACTTGGTGCTATGGTCGTGGTAGATAGCGTTGTCCGCCTCCTGCCAGAGGTGCTTGGTAACCAAGAATCCCATATGAAGGACTCATTCAGTACGGGGTTGCTTGAACACCCGCATTACACTAGGCCTGCGGATTTTCGCGGGATGAAAGTGCCTGATGTATTATTGTCAGGAAACCATAAGTTTATTGAGGAATGGCGCAATAAGGAAGCATTAAGACGTACCCTTCTAAGAAGACCAGATTTATTTGCTAAAATCGAACTCACACCTGAGCAAGAAAAATGGCTAAAAGAAGTAAAAAAAGATGTATAG